A single Triticum dicoccoides isolate Atlit2015 ecotype Zavitan chromosome 2A, WEW_v2.0, whole genome shotgun sequence DNA region contains:
- the LOC119359232 gene encoding uncharacterized protein LOC119359232: protein MSRSSGGGRGRQQPEAESAAVPVPGPCASTHRALAECHRRAARGPLQPEVLCRHLNRALAECVVSMCCPGETDAVRTLCGSSGTALKRSQCERARIDLSLCLEAHT from the coding sequence ATGAGcaggagcagcggcggcggccgcgGGAGACAACAACCCGAGGCCGAATCTGCGGCCGTGCCCGTCCCGGGGCCCTGCGCCTCGACCCATCGGGCTCTCGCGGAGTGCCACCGCCGTGCCGCCCGCGGCCCGCTGCAGCCCGAGGTGCTGTGCCGGCACCTCAACCGGGCCCTGGCCGAGTGCGTGGTGAGCATGTGCTGCCCCGGCGAGACCGACGCCGTGCGCACGCTCTGCGGCAGCTCCGGCACCGCGCTCAAGCGCTCCCAGTGCGAGCGCGCGCGCATCGACCTCTCCCTCTGCCTCGAGGCCCATACATGA